From the genome of Labedella gwakjiensis:
ACCACGACTCGAGGCCGATCCGCCGGAGGATCCCGCTCGAGGCCACGTCGATTCCCCAGTCCCAGCCGAAGTTGCTCGCCGTCTTGCGCACGGCGTTGAACGGATGGTGCATGACGGTGGGAAGAGCCCCGAGGATCGCCTCCTGCTCACGGGCGAACTCCACGGGGGCGCGGAAGTCGACGAGGATCTCGTTCTCCCCCTCGACGAGGAGGGACGTGACGTCGAAGCGGTACGACCGGTGCTGGTTGGCCGTCGTCGCGACGACAGTCCCGTTGAGCGTGATCGTGGCGGCCGTGTCGAGGCCGTCGGCCACGAGATCCTCGCGGTCGTGTCCCGTCGGCGCCCAGGAGAACGTCGTGCGGTACCGCCAGTCGGTGCAGCCGATCCATTCCTGTGCCTTCTCGTTGTCACCGTCGAAGGGGTCGCCGATGAGGTCGGCCGCCATGAGGTCGAGCTGCACCTCCCCGGGGACCGTCGCGGGCACGGTCCGGCCGGACAGTTCCGTCGGGATCGGACCGTTCGTGGCGGCGAGCGTCCACGCGAGGCCGCCGTCGGTGGTGAGGGGTCGGAATGTCACGCGTGGATTCTCTTCTCTGGATCGGGTGCCGCCTCTGCGAGGAGGCGCGTGTACTCGTGCTGCGGGTTCAGGATGACCTCGTCCGCCGGTCCCCTCTCGACGATCTCCCCGCGGTACATCACCAGGATGTCATCGGAGAAGTGCCGCGCGGTCGCGAGGTCGTGGGTGATGTAGAGGACGCCGAGGTCCTCCTCGTTCTGGAGGTCGGCGAGGAGGTTGAGGACGCCGAGGCGGATGGACACGTCGAGCATCGACACGGGCTCGTCCGCGACGAGGATCTTCGGTTCGGGGGCGAGCGCCCGGGCGATCGCGATGCGCTGCCGCTGTCCGCCCGAGAGTTCGTGCGGACGCCTGTCGGCCATCTCGGGGTCGAGGCGTACACGCTCGAGCAGCGACGTCACCCGCGTGTCGAGATCGTCCCGCGTGGTGGCCTTGCCGTGCAGGCGCAGCGGTCGCTCGAGGTGATGACGGACGGAGTGGTAGGGGTTGAGGGAGGCGAACGGATCCTGGAACACCATCTGCACGTCGCTCCGATAGGAGCGGAGGGCAGCGCCGTGTCGACCGACGGGCGTGCCGTCGAAGAGGACCTGCCCGGACGTCGGTCGCTCCAACTGCATGAGGAGCTTCGCGATGGTCGACTTCCCGCTGCCGGACTGCCCGACGAGGGCCGTCGTGCGACCGCTCTCGATCGTGAAGTCGACGTGTGACACCGCCGTGAGCGTGCGCCCACGGAATCCTCCCCTCAACCGGTATTCCTTGGTCACGTCGCGCAGTTCGAGCGTGCTCATTCGGCGCCCCTTCCGTCGTTCGATGCGTGGGCCTCGTGCGATCCCGCGGTCCGGTCGTGCGATCCCCTGGCGAAGTCGCCGCGTTCACCCGTGAGTCGGGGGAAGGACGCCAGCAGCCGCTTCGTGTACTCGTGCTGAGGATTCGTGTAGACGTCGACGGCTCCTCCGAGCTCCACGATCTCGCCCTCGCGCATCACCGCGATCCGG
Proteins encoded in this window:
- a CDS encoding ABC transporter ATP-binding protein, whose product is MSTLELRDVTKEYRLRGGFRGRTLTAVSHVDFTIESGRTTALVGQSGSGKSTIAKLLMQLERPTSGQVLFDGTPVGRHGAALRSYRSDVQMVFQDPFASLNPYHSVRHHLERPLRLHGKATTRDDLDTRVTSLLERVRLDPEMADRRPHELSGGQRQRIAIARALAPEPKILVADEPVSMLDVSIRLGVLNLLADLQNEEDLGVLYITHDLATARHFSDDILVMYRGEIVERGPADEVILNPQHEYTRLLAEAAPDPEKRIHA